From Mytilus edulis chromosome 8, xbMytEdul2.2, whole genome shotgun sequence, one genomic window encodes:
- the LOC139484296 gene encoding uncharacterized protein: MKIFEGNKYSFTNKKDVQCPAEKFLYRQQLGNTLSDVMHNHKSDIVSKIREVANIHKYRRRLKGKCIEHDSLYMSLRLCFEYEINEKELAQNLLLEMFICEGNLDTIFSILLPGHVIKALSSVKRYTNLLYPGFMSKTMRKKLVESFHFYLRQICETREKLTNGECDIIDRPFEITELHNPLSAAAVCRDPEMVEVLLRYGANPFFRLGEENRFDPFESLIKGLNSIFIFNNSNFNSETKDALTEEGRRGLICLDTFMRGVWSVSFDASTHINTLENGDDSDKKLEEQKSYGLNPKLADMFDYKHYMGVRSLQHVCRCSIRTTLSKNSSTLPSAIEKLPLPPSIKAYLDLKSN; the protein is encoded by the coding sequence ATGAAGATATTTGAAGgaaataaatattcatttaccAACAAGAAAGATGTGCAATGCCCAGCTGAAAAATTTTTGTATCGACAACAGCTGGGGAATACCTTGTCTGACGTCATGCACAACCACAAATCGGACATTGTTTCTAAAATCAGGGAAGTTGCAAATATTCACAAATATCGAAGAAGATTGAAGGGAAAATGCATCGAACATGATTCACTTTATATGTCACTCAGATTGTGTTTTGAATACGAAATTAATGAAAAAGAACTGGCTCAAAATCTCTTGCTAGAAATGTTCATTTGTGAGGGAAACCTCGATACTATTTTTAGCATACTGCTTCCTGGTCATGTGATCAAAGCATTATCATCTGTCAAACGCTACACCAACTTGCTTTATCCTGGCTTCATGTCCAAAACGATGAGGAAAAAATTAGTTGAGtcgtttcatttttatttaagacAAATTTGTGAGACTAGAGAAAAATTAACCAATGGAGAATGTGATATAATTGACCGTCCGTTTGAAATAACTGAATTACACAACCCTCTCTCTGCGGCAGCCGTATGTCGAGATCCAGAAATGGTTGAAGTTTTGCTGAGGTATGGAGCAAATCCTTTCTTCAGACTCGGGGAAGAAAACAGATTTGATCCCTTCGAGAGTTTGATAAAAGGGTTGAATAGTATCTTTATCTTTAACAATTCAAATTTCAACTCTGAAACAAAGGATGCACTGACGGAAGAAGGTAGGAGAGGACTTATATGCCTAGATACTTTTATGCGAGGCGTTTGGAGTGTTTCCTTTGATGCAAGCACTCATATTAACACACTCGAAAACGGAGATGACAGTGACAAGAAACTAGAAGAACAGAAGTCGTATGGACTTAACCCTAAACTAGCAGATATGTTTGACTATAAACATTACATGGGAGTGAGGAGTCTGCAGCACGTGTGTCGGTGTTCTATAAGAACAACTCTTTCTAAGAACTCGTCAACATTACCGTCAGCAATCGAGAAACTTCCATTACCCCCATCCATCAAGGCATACCTGGATTTAAAAAGCAACTGA